The DNA region GTATCTATCCCGAAGGAAAATTCACTTCACCAGTACATGACTGCAGAAGATGGCACTTTTGAATGGAAAGACCTTGAAGGAAAAGTACTGATGAAAGTCAGCCTGTAAGGATGGTCTTATGAAAGACAATATTATCATTTTCAAGAATGACTGCAGCAGCAAAAATCCGCGTATTCTCATGCATACCTGCTGTGCTCCGTGCTCGGTCTACTGTATAGATATCCTTCGTAATGAAGGGACAGAACCGGTAAGTTTCTGGTACAATCCGAATATTCATCCGTTTACGGAATACAAAATGAGAAAGAATACCCTTACCGATTACGCAAAATCAGTAAACATGAAGCTCATCATCGAAAACGAATACGGACTTCGTAACTTTATAACCTCCGTATATCCTGACTTCGACAACAGATGTTCATACTGCTATGAATCACGTATTTACAGAACCGCGGAATTTGCCGCCGAAAACGGATTCGACCGCTTCACCACCACCCTGCTAGTAAGTCCGTATCAGAACCACGAACTGATCTGCGACATCGCCGAACGCGCTGCATTTAAATACGGTGTAAAATTCGAGTACCACGACTTCCGTCCCGGCTTTAAAGAAGGACAGGAAAAAGCCCGTGAGCTCGGACTTTACATGCAGAAATACTGCGGATGTATTTTCAGTGAAGAAGACAGATATAAGAAAAGAAAAAAGAATCAGGAGTGACCGTTAAGGCCGCTTCTGATTCTTTTTTCATGTTTTATGTCGTGATTACTTCAAAACCCATTTACCGGATTTATTATTTCCTACTCGGAATAACACTCCGGCTTCCTGTAATTCTTTTATATACCTTAATACCGTGCTCCTGGAAATTCCAGTATTTTCAGCTAACTGATTAATAGTATAATTATCGTTATTAATTATTTCCATCACAATATGCTTGGCCACTATTTTTTTTCTTTCTTTATATGAATCAACTAATGTCATAGCCATTATTCCAAAGTCATCAACTTCATTTTTTAAATGTTTTACGGTATCATTTACTTCTTTTTCAGTGCCAACTAAGCTTTTATTGGTGTCATTTAAGTCTTTATTAGTATCATTTAAGCTTTTATCGGTGCCATTTAAGTCTTTATTAGTATCATTTAAGCTTTTATCGGTATCATTTAAGTCTTTATTAGTATCATTTAAGCTTTTATCGGTGTCATTTGAATTTTCTATATTGTCACTTTCACAATTCTCTATGCCATTTTCATCATAAAAATCTTCACGAATAAACAACCTTGTGATAAAGAAGCTATGCTCATCATCGGTTATGAATTCAGGAAGCGGAGAACCATTTCGTTCAAGAGCTTTAAGAATTTTTCTGAATCCGGTATTTCTGCCTTCTGTAAGGTGCATCTCTTTAAGAAAATCCCCTATGCGGCGATTACGGTATCTGCGTACAAATACATTGAAATTCTTTAAAGCATCAACTGTAACCGATCTGTCTGGTCCAGGGAAACTGAGTATTTCGATTTTATCCTTTTCTACGCGCACTTCAATAGGTTCACGCACATCATATGCCTTATGATAAACGGCATTTGCAAGACTTTCTTCTATTGCTGCATACGGATAGTTAAAGAAGCGATCAGCCTCTGCACGATCCGGATACTTTATAACACGTTCCTTGATCACGGTATTCTGAATATATCGCAGGGCCTCACGTAACTGCTGATGCAATGGTCCTTTGAATATCTTTTCCTCGATTCGATCTCCCCCTACACCCTCAGGGAATTCAACGACATCGATCTGAGCACACGGAATATACTTTTCAGGATCCATACTGAAGAACAACAGACCAACATTTTTAGGTCTCATAAATTCCGGCATACTGTTTGATATACCGAGATTTATGCAAAGGCGATTAAATTCCATAGTATCCGCTTCATCAAACAAAGCACTGTCGATCTCTTTCAGATATGATTTGATAAGTGTGATATTAAGGTCTGTCATATCAGCCTGATGACAGATGCGGTCATCAAACGGGATCTGATTTGAAAGAGCAAAAAGATCATTTGTCTCCTGCGGAGATGGCTTTATAGTACTCGCCATTTTACGGATCCAGTAAACAGTTTCAGAAGATGCCACAGCTTTCCCTTTTGAATAAGTGAACGTTGACGGACTTCTGTACGGGCGAACAGCTCCGCCGGGGCACCATACTACTATGAGTTTTGTATTTGCATCATAATCAACAGGTGCAACTATAGGAAGATAATCCGGTTCAATAAGCTTGCACTTATTGAGAAGATCTTTCAGTATAGTATCGACTTCGGAAAGAGGCAATCCTTTTATCGGAAACTTCGGCCTTCCGTTATCGTCTTCTACTCCGATCACAAGATAACCGCCACCCCAGTTATCAAGGTCGTTAGCAAATGCTGTTATGGTTTTTAAAGAAGCCTCCGGTTTCCATGA from Ruminococcus sp. HUN007 includes:
- a CDS encoding epoxyqueuosine reductase QueH; amino-acid sequence: MKDNIIIFKNDCSSKNPRILMHTCCAPCSVYCIDILRNEGTEPVSFWYNPNIHPFTEYKMRKNTLTDYAKSVNMKLIIENEYGLRNFITSVYPDFDNRCSYCYESRIYRTAEFAAENGFDRFTTTLLVSPYQNHELICDIAERAAFKYGVKFEYHDFRPGFKEGQEKARELGLYMQKYCGCIFSEEDRYKKRKKNQE
- a CDS encoding RNA-binding domain-containing protein, coding for MAIPTNIHTLLSGSVVEWARIEFKESWKPEASLKTITAFANDLDNWGGGYLVIGVEDDNGRPKFPIKGLPLSEVDTILKDLLNKCKLIEPDYLPIVAPVDYDANTKLIVVWCPGGAVRPYRSPSTFTYSKGKAVASSETVYWIRKMASTIKPSPQETNDLFALSNQIPFDDRICHQADMTDLNITLIKSYLKEIDSALFDEADTMEFNRLCINLGISNSMPEFMRPKNVGLLFFSMDPEKYIPCAQIDVVEFPEGVGGDRIEEKIFKGPLHQQLREALRYIQNTVIKERVIKYPDRAEADRFFNYPYAAIEESLANAVYHKAYDVREPIEVRVEKDKIEILSFPGPDRSVTVDALKNFNVFVRRYRNRRIGDFLKEMHLTEGRNTGFRKILKALERNGSPLPEFITDDEHSFFITRLFIREDFYDENGIENCESDNIENSNDTDKSLNDTNKDLNDTDKSLNDTNKDLNGTDKSLNDTNKDLNDTNKSLVGTEKEVNDTVKHLKNEVDDFGIMAMTLVDSYKERKKIVAKHIVMEIINNDNYTINQLAENTGISRSTVLRYIKELQEAGVLFRVGNNKSGKWVLK